The genomic DNA tgtttttttgttgttgttgtttttttttgttttttttgttgttgttttttttttggatatggATTACTTTTGGTGAAAGAATGTCTCTTGGGTATCGGCTACTTCCGTTTTTTGCGGAGCATTTTAATATCACCCAATCACTAAGCAACTTAAGTTAACATTTATTGGTATCACCCAAATATTGAAAACCTCGagttatatttttacaatcaCTCAGTCAATGATCTACTCGAggcaaattttcattttcatccaaTCACTGGTCTGCTCAGAAATATTCTAATTATCATCAAATTACTGACTCACTTCAAAATCACTTAATCACTGATTAATTTAGGTTTCATTAACCAATCACTGATCCACTCAATCCATGATCCATTCAAGGTAACATTTTTACTATTACCCAATCACTGATCCACTCGGGTAACATTGACAATGGGCGAAATATGAACTTTGCATCAAAACCAACAAGGTACCTGAAATAAGAAATAACTCTTTAATGGATGgattcttaaatatttataaaaaacaaaaaaaacactttaatacAGAGCAGAGACGTCTTCGGAATATTTGCCTGTAAATGCCATTATGGACATTTGAATTTGTTAATGATTTAAAAGCACCACATAGCCATGCCGTCTTTCGATAACATAATTAGGGATTATGTATCTATTAATGACTATTTGCAAGAGTGACTACATGGAAAATAAATAGTGTCCACAAATTTCAAACCGCATGCTTAGAAAAGATGATAATAAGATTTCACTGTTATATTCACTCTTAAATGATATATATGAACACCCACCCTTCATAGCGGTTCTTGTATAACTTAAAACGGGGGTATTATCTGTACATAACTTTGACACTTTTCAACAAATGTCTATATGTCATCAAGCTGTTTGTACAAGAAACGAGAAGTCTTTTGAACGTTTTGTTTGTAAACAGATAAGTAATTGGTCGCTTTAATCAATATACGGAACTCTTTTATTGTCCACAGAATATTAGTTCTGTTAGTAAGATGCATTGTCCACAGAATATTAGTTCTGTTAGTAAGATGCATTATATATCTCAACTTAAACACTGTTATGTACTGGTTCATAGCTTTTTAATAAAGTTCAAGTAGTTGTTTCTGGGGTATTTATAAAACAGTTAGAATGGCCAAAGACATGAGTGTATTAGGCAAAATCAACAGAAATACTACAAATTATAGTGGTCCTTAACATTTGGCCTTAAATATATCGCTCATAAAacgtcaatttaaaaattttcatcgCACAAAGTTTTTTAAAGATAGCCGATGTTCTGTCAATAATATCAAATGCATATGTTTAAAATATCCGGAAATATCATAAGATaagtataatacaaaataaaaacgtaACATATATTTACCTGCTCTTAGGAAACTGTGATATAATCGCATCAATATAGGCCTCAACAACTTCATTAACTTTGGATGATGCAACCTTTTCAAGGAAAGTATCACGACCTCCCACCACTGTAAAATACGAATACAGCTAAGTCACTAGATTTTCTTTCTAGTTCAACATAACTAGTTCACCTATTTAGACATAACTAGTTCTGAATCATCAATTATATATGATTAAATAATTGTTAACGTGAAAGACCAATACCTTGAAGCAATCTATGTGTACATGATAAATGGTATTACTAGGTCATTTTCATGCCTAAAGTGAAAAACTCCTTaaagaaatacttaaaatttaaaaaggactAAAAATGTTATCTACTTGGCCTGAAAAGATATAAATGCACcacatattttttgtataaaaacttACTCATGTCAGCTAAATTGCATGGCAAACTCTCTTTTACATCTTCTGGtaattgttttatcttgttgtttacTTTTTGCCTGTATGATTCTCTGTCCAAAAGGGGCGTTCTGTAAAATCCTGGTTCAATGATATGAACACTTACACCCGATCTGTAAATTTCACGTCTGAAAATGTgccacaaaatattttttcattaacatGCATCTTAAATAGgatgttttcataaaatattattctGGCATATTCTGGCATATATTGAGATCGGTTAAAACTCATGAACTCAtatttgaaccgcgccatgaaaaaatcaacatagtgcatttgcgaccagcatggatccagaccagcctgcgcatccgcgcggtctggtcaggatccatactgttcgctttcaaagccttttgcaattagagaaaccgttagcgaacagcatggatcctgatcagactgcgcggaatcgcaggcttgtctggatccatgctgttcgcaaatgcactatgtgggttttcttatggtgcggctcatttattcatTACAAGGTTAACATTTTGATAAAGCTAGTCAGTGGCCTGTGACTGAAAGAACTGTGGCTATGACCAAATGggatataattattatatgtctagtgtaaagtaaataaatagactaaattgataaaagaaacaaaagttaCACTAATTTGTGAAGGAGACTTCCTTTTGATTTAGACAATTTCTTCCGTAAGAGCGATTCCTATATTCTTCACAGATCACAGATCAATTCAAATTTAACTTTCAACGGCTTGCTTCTGTAATCCATGTCGAAACAAATATGATGCCCATTTCCAAGGATCGTTAATACGATGCGATTTTAGCTTGAAAACTACGAGAAATATTTTGACTACCATGGAGGTATTTTAACCTTGTTTCCTGTGCAATAAGCAATAGCAATCTAAAAACCAGCTAACCTAAAGTTATTAACCCAAAGAGACACTTTACAAATGAAAGTTGTTTGCTCTCTATGGTATGTCGCGATATGTACACTATAATAATTCTATGTCGTTTTCACAATGTCCCATTCAAACATATGAATTAAACTGGCACATTTTATGATGCATTTTGATAGGGAGAAATGATTTTAGTATATGCTCTGTatcttttaaaggtggtcaatcacatttaatcaacatttaatgacattttttactttttggatattctgatagagaattatttaaggaacaaaaagaccgattacatagagttagattcctatttgaaatgtgtattttattatttttataaaattttgtaattactcccctttaatatgaaagtatataaaaagctgggtatttctttttatttcgatacaatgtctagttttacatttgcatttgatagacatatcaactattgaacaatctgaaccaaaatgcaagtttaaaagctgtgtgtaacttctgaattcatttatttccaatctatcttggttgcgcaaccatgataggcaaagggaggtaataataatttttcaaacttgcgtttctaatgaattccatctaaatacataatttttaatgcaaatattttacaaatatattacaatatgtctaatatttatacatttccttaggcaaagtatgtttatcaaatttatacttatgataaaataactctatcttggttgggcaaccaggataggaaaatgaaattttaaaaatacctccagtgaaaatctaattcgtattaagtgttaagtgaacataaatgagtgtaaatgatcagatgctaaagtttcgaacaaatccgttacatggccaaattctgattatccacctttaaaattgtttacattttgatcAGTACAAACCTCAGAACGTCAGAAAAAGCCTCTACGCCATACTTGGATACACAATAGGATGGGCTTCCGAATGCAAATCTCCCCATAATGCTTGCAGTATTGATGATCCTCCCCTGTTCTTTAAGAACCAATGGCATGCACGCCTTCGTGACCATTATCACCCCGTATAGGTTCACAGCCATTGTGTTGTCGTAGTCCAGTCGTGTTTGCCATGTTGATGGACCTATACTACCTATAACTCCGGCATTGTTGACGACTGCCCATAAACCTTCGGtatcaaatatacattttaaagacaAGGAGAAAATCATATAATCATAACATGCGTTCATTCTCAATTCGTGTTGCAGACTTGTTAGTGGGTGGATGATTGGTTCCATCAGTGCACATTCGAGTTtactattttatttaatatgtaatatatGATCTGTCTCACTTTTCTGTAAAATTTCAGAAACTAAATATCGAAGTGATACCTTTCTCAGCTGGAACCTTCTTTCTGATGACCTCTATCGTTTGTTTGATGCTTTCATCATTTGAAACATCCATTTGTATTGCCATTACCTTGTCTGAGCATTCGCTTTTCACACTTTCTACTCCAGCTTGTGTCAGACACCCAGCAAATACGTGGAAACCTAGCAAGTCTAGCTGTTTTGTCAGCAAATTGCCGAATCCCGAATCACAACCAGTTACTAGCACGTACCGACTGCTGATGTTTCCTACTTTTATTTTACGTAATGCATGCCAAGCAATTGCCAATATCAATAAGAATGTCACTAAAACTAAAAGCcaatacattttacaatatctttgaTTACAATATTTATCACTTTAACAATATTCCTTCATTTGATGCAGTTCTATAAACCGTCCGTGATTGCACATTTATTATGTCAGTATAACAGTTGAAAACATTTTGCAGTGCGATATCTAAgcacacattttgttcaatactAAGTATGTACTGTTCTATATCTAAATAGACTATATATGTGACCATGTTTGTAAGTTTATCACATGAGGTCACGGCTGATTAATGCTCATAATATAAATACAGTATTGCTATCTGCTACTCCGCGTAGTTAGGTTGTTAATTTATACGTATATATACTAAGggattgtttttgtttatttgtttaacgccttttttcaacagtatttcagtcatataacgacgGGCCATACTGAGGAAAgacaaatgctaaataaataacGTAACATAAAAAATGTTGTCACACCTATGAGATGAAACATTTAAATTTCGATACTTGAATAAATATAACAGGCTATTTGCAATGCAATgtctttaatatttgttttgaaaagctGTAAGAATAGAAACGTATCTTCCGTTTAACCAGCTTTGTCGGACAAAGAAGAATTCTTTTTCATTCTCAGTGCTATGTAACTGAAACCGTGTGTTTGAAATTACTAACCactttttcatttcaatcttTTTTATGTCATTAAAGGGGCATGCCAATATAAAAGACGGGGAAGGCAGAaccttaaataaacaaaaataaataaatcactcATTTGGGACCGGGCTAACAACGGAATGACATATTGATCATGATATGACTAAGTTCAACCTTCGTTCTTTAAGGATTTGTACAAATGCTTCTGCCACGATACACATATATGAACTGACTGACTTGGGTGAACTACAGTGCAAATGTTGAGGCCCTGCTGGGTTTACTTGTTGATTTAGTTTTCAAATGAACAATGATTttgaggtgctctgtgcttccaagaaatctactgGTACTTTGTATGTCTTATGCCTTGTGAATAGTCGTTGGTTTGCATAAGTAGGCACGAAACATAAAATCAAcaaagttttattattattattattattattattattattataccacatttatatagcactcttttcatgtacatgtacacgttcaaaagtgcttta from Mercenaria mercenaria strain notata chromosome 11, MADL_Memer_1, whole genome shotgun sequence includes the following:
- the LOC123531644 gene encoding dehydrogenase/reductase SDR family member 9-like isoform X2, with the translated sequence MYWLLVLVTFLLILAIAWHALRKIKVGNISSRYVLVTGCDSGFGNLLTKQLDLLGFHVFAGCLTQAGVESVKSECSDKVMAIQMDVSNDESIKQTIEVIRKKVPAEKGLWAVVNNAGVIGSIGPSTWQTRLDYDNTMAVNLYGVIMVTKACMPLVLKEQGRIINTASIMGRFAFGSPSYCVSKYGVEAFSDVLRREIYRSGVSVHIIEPGFYRTPLLDRESYRQKVNNKIKQLPEDVKESLPCNLADMMVGGRDTFLEKVASSKVNEVVEAYIDAIISQFPKSRFFLL
- the LOC123531644 gene encoding dehydrogenase/reductase SDR family member 9-like isoform X1, with product MYWLLVLVTFLLILAIAWHALRKIKVGNISSRYVLVTGCDSGFGNLLTKQLDLLGFHVFAGCLTQAGVESVKSECSDKVMAIQMDVSNDESIKQTIEVIRKKVPAEKGLWAVVNNAGVIGSIGPSTWQTRLDYDNTMAVNLYGVIMVTKACMPLVLKEQGRIINTASIMGRFAFGSPSYCVSKYGVEAFSDVLRREIYRSGVSVHIIEPGFYRTPLLDRESYRQKVNNKIKQLPEDVKESLPCNLADMMVGGRDTFLEKVASSKVNEVVEAYIDAIISQFPKSRYLVGFDAKFIFRPLSMLPEWISDWVIVKMLP